A window of Nocardiopsis sp. Huas11 genomic DNA:
CGCGACGACGGCGGACGGTGGTACCTGGACTTCCGGTCGGGCTTCTGGAACGTGACCCTCGGCTACGGCCACGAAGGGCTCGTCCGCCGGATCCGGGACCAGGTCGACCGGCTGCCCTACGCCCACATGTGGGGCTACGGCCGCCCCTCGCGCATCGCCGTCGACTGCGCCGCGGCCCTCGCCGCAGTCCTCCCCCAGGGCATCGACCACGTGCGCTTCCAGGCCAACGGCGCCCAGGCCGTGGAGACCGCGGCACTGCTCTCCCGCCACCTGCGCCTGTTGCAGGGCACCCCGGAACGGCGCGCGGTGGTGGGGCTCTGGGGCGGGTTCCACGGCTTCGGCCCCGGGGCCAGCGCCATCACCGGCCTGGCCTACCTCCACCACCACGCGGGCCCCCTGATGCCCGACGTCATCCACACCCGCGCCCCCCACGGCGGCGACGGCGACACCGCGGCCGACCTGCCCTCGGCCCTGTCCGTCCTGGAGGACTACGGGCCCGACCGCATCAGCGCCGTGGTGATCGAACCGGTGATCGGCGAAGGCGGACACGTGCTCACCCGGGAGCAGGCCGCCGAGCTGTCGGCGTTCTGCCGCGGACACGGCATCCACCTCATCGCGGACGAGGTCACCACGGGCATGGGCCGGACCGGGGCCTACACCCGCTGTGAGCAGATCGGGTTGGAACCGGACATCCTCCTGCTCGGCAAGGGGATCACCAGCGGCTACGCCGGGCTGTCCGCGGTGTGCCTGAGCGATGGCGTCTACCAGGACCTCATCGCCGCACCGGTGGAGCGGTTCTTCGCGACCGGCTCCACCCACGACGGGCACCCACTCGCGCTGAGCGCCACCATGGGCGTCCTGGACGCCCTGGCCGACGGCAAGGTGTTCGCCAACGTCGCCGCCCGGGGCGAGCAGCTCCGGTCCGGCCTGGCGGACCTGGCCCGGTCCCACCCGTCGATCTCCGCCGTGCGGGGCACCGGGCTCATGTACGCGGTCGAGTTCGCCTCCGCGGCCGCCGACGACCCGTGGTACGTCAACAAGGTGCGGCTGGCCCTGGAGGAGCGCGGCGTCCTCGTCTCGGTCCTCAACGCGGTCCCCGCCCTCATGCTCATACCGCCCCTGGTGGTCGAGGAGTCGGACGTGGCGGACATGCTCGGCGGGCTCGACACGTCCCTGGCCGCGCTCGCCTCCGGCTGGTCGCCGGCCGACCCGACCAAGGGGTTCGTCTGAGTGCGCCTGCTGCTGTGGGACATCGACCACACACTGGTGCGCACGACCGACTTCGACCGCGAGGTGTACCTGCGTGTGGCGGCCGAGGCCGTGGGCGTCGAGGAACCGCGGCTGCCGCCGTCGGGCGCCGGGCGCACCGAACCACAGACCGTGGACGCGCTGCTCGGCCTCAACGGCGTCGGCCCGCGCCGCCGGCGGCGCATGCTGCCGCACGTCCTCGAACGGCTGCGCGAGGGCCTCACCGCGGACCCGGACCGCATGCGCGCCCTGGGAGGAGTCCTGCCGGGCGCCCGTGCGGCGATGCGCCGGGCCGCCGCGCTGGAGGACCTGTTCGTCGGCGTCGCCACCGGCAACCTCCGCGGAGTCGCCGAGGCGAAGCTGTCGGCCTTCGGCCTGGACCGCCACGTGGACTGGCGCCGAACCGGGTACGGGGACGACGCGCCCACCAAGACGGGGGTCGTCGCGCGGGCCCGCCGGGCGGCGGGTTCGCTCCGCGGGCAGCCCTTCCCCGCGGAGCGGACCCTGCTCGTCGGAGACTCGCCCGCCGACGCCGCCGTCGCCCGCGCGGGGCAGGCCAGGGTCCTGGGAGTGGCCAGTGGCCGCGCCTCGCCCAGGGAGCTCATCCTGGCCGGTGCCGACGCGGTCCTGCCCGACCTGGCCGACACCGGGGCCTTCGCGGACGCCGTGCTGCGCCTGCTCCGCTGAGCACCGGCGGGTTCTGCGACGCCCACCCTCCGCCGGCCCTTTCACGCCACGACCGCCCCCTCACGACCACTCCTCGCCAGAACCGCCCTCCGTCGGCCAGCCCCGGGACAGGGGCGGCACACCGACGCACGCTGGAGGCCCCATGTCCCCTTCTCCGACCTCCCCTGCCGCCGCGGACGCTCCTGCCCTCGACCCCGGGCGGGCCCGGGACGCCTTCGCCCTGGTGCCCAGCGCCGTCACGGTCGTCACCGCCCGCGGCGCCGACGGCCCCGCCGGGTGCACGGCCAGCGCCGTGATCCCGGTGTCCCTGCGCCCTCCGAGCCTGCTCGTCTCCCTCGGAGAGGACAGTTCCACACTGAGCGTGCTCCTGGCCGCGGGCTCCTTCGCCGTCAACGTCCTGACCTGGGAGGACCGTGGGCTGGCCCACAGGTTCGCCACCGGGTCCGCCGCGGACCGCTTCGCGGGCCTGGAGGTGCGTGAGGTGGGAGGCGTCCCCGCTCTGCCGCGCTGCGCCGCGCTGCTGGTGTGCGAGATCCGCGAGCACCGGCCCTGCCTCGACCACGTGCTCGTCGTCGGAAGTGTCGTACGGGCCGAGGGCGGGACCGCTCCCGCCACCGTCCTGCGCGAGCGCGCGCACCACCCCGTTCCCCGCAGGGACGACCCCGTGTGAGAGCGGGGCGGGTCCGAGACCCGGTGCGCGTCCGCTTTGCTTCCGGGCAGGCCGTGCACCCCTGCCCCCGCCCACGCCCCTCGCACTCCGCCGTACCCCGGGCCCGCGTCCACGCGGCCCGGACCCGACCCCCCGTGTCGACGAAGGGACAAGGCCCCCATGGAGCAACGACCGGCCGCCTCCACCCCTCTGGGCGAAGGCATCCACAGCATCAACGCGCGCCGACACCGCCCGGCGCTGTGGGCGTTCATGGTCGTCGTACTCGCCCACTGGGCCGAGCACGTCGTCCAAGCCATCCAGATCTACGTCCTCGACTGGCCGATCCCCGAGGCCCGCGGCGTGCTCGGCATCCCGTTCCCGTGGCTGGTCACCTCCGAGTGGATGCACTACGGCTACGCCCTGGTCATGCTGGTCGGCCTGATCCTCCTGCGCCCGGGCTTCACCGGCCGCTCACGCGCCTGGTGGACCGCGGCACTGATCATCCAGGTCTGGCACCACCTGGAACACCTGCTCCTGCTCATCCAGGCGATCGCCGGGTCCAACCTGGCCGGACGGGAGGCGCCCACGAGCCTGATCCAGCTGCTCATCCCGCGTGTGGAGCTGCACCTGCTCTACAACGCCCTGGTCTTCGCGCCGATGGTCGTGGCGATGTACGTGCACACCCACCCGCGAGACGACGAGGCCGCGACCATGGTGTGCTCCTGTGCGGAGCGGCGGTGGGAGGCGGCCACGTGAGTCGGACGGCGCCCCCGCGGGGGAGGGCCTTCCCCGCGGTGGCACTGGTCCTGGCCGTCCTCCTGGTCTGGGCGGCGGTCTCGGGCCTGGACCGGAGCCTGAGGGCGGCTCGGGCGGACGGCGCCCCCGGTTCGTTCACCGCCTCCCACGTGGACTGCGTCCAGCACCCCGGACACGAGTCCTGTACCTGCTACGGCGTGTTCGAGCCCGACGGGGGCGGCCCCGTCCACGAGCAGGTCTACCTCTACGGCCGCGATCGTCAGACCTGCGAGATCGGACAGGTGACAGCGGCCGTGGACATCGGGTCCGCCAACCGGGTCTATGGGCCGGAGGGCTCCAACGAATGGATCCTGACCCTCGGACTGGCAGGTGTCGGGCTCGGCCTGGGGGCGTGGGCGGTCCTCGCCTGGCGAGCAGCGGGCCGCCCTCGGAAGGTCGACTAGGCCGTGTCCCTTGGGTACCGGCGCGCCTACTTCTCGAGGCGCCTGACAGCAGTGTCGACCGTGCCGACTGTGCTGACGGTGCCTGTGTGGCGAATGGTGTGAGTGTTGCGTATGTGGCCAGATTCGGCCAGACGCGACGCGCATGCTCTCCGCCACCGAGGGAACAAGGCGGTTTCGTAAGGCGGAAACCCCCAGCGGCGCCGGTTCTGCGGCGCACGACGACCTACCGACCACGGGCACGGGTGAACCATGAACGAGAGCGGACCAGGGGCCGCCTGCGCGGACCCCGTGTGCGCCGGGACGATCGACGACGAGGGCTACTGCGGAGTGTGCGGCCTGGGGGCGCTGACTCCGAGCACGCCCCCGGCCGCGTCCGGTGTCCCCGGTGCCGTCTCCGCATCCGGCCACCCCGCTCCCGGGGCCGTGTCCGCGCTCGGCCCACCAGTCTCCGGGGCCGCGCCCGCATCCGGTTCCCCTGCCCCCGGCCCCGCGCCCGGTCACCCCTCCGCCGTACCGGGACCCGCCGCCCCCCTCTCCTCGTCCGGCACACCCGGAACACCGCCGCCGGCGCCCGCCTCCGGGGCCGCGTCGGCGTTCCCGGGCGACCCGATGTCCCGGCCCAGCTCCGCCTACGGCCCCGCCTCCACCGGCACCGGTGCGACCGGCGGCCGGGGCCGCTCCTCCGTCGGCGTCCTGGGCGAAGGCCTGAGCGAACTCCCGCCGATTCCGTACCAGGACCCCGCCGACGTCGTCATGCGCGACCCGGAGGTGCCCGAGGAGCGCCGCTTCTGCGGCACCTGCCACGCACCGGTCGGCCGGTCCAAGAACGGTCGGCCCGGACGCCAGAGCGGGTTCTGCCCCGACGACGGCAACCCCTACTCGTTCGTGCCCACCCTGCGACCCGGTGACCTCGTCGCCGGGCAGTACCGGATCGAGGGCGCGATCGCCTACGGCGGCATGGGCTGGATCTACCTGGCCGCCGACCAGAACCTCGACGGTCAGTGGGTCGTCCTCAAGGGCCTGCTCGACTCCTCCGACGAGTACGCCCAGGAGGCCGCCGAGGCCGAACGGCGGTTCCTCATCTCGGTGGACCACCCCAACATCGTCAAGATCATCAACTTCGTGCAGCACACCGACACCGCCACCGGGGCCGAGCACCGGTACCTGGTGATGGAGTACATCGGCGGCGGCTCACTGCAGAAGATGCTGCGCGAGCACCTGGAGGCCACGGGTGAGGGCCTGCCGCCGCGCCAGGCCATCCCCTACACCCTGGAGATCCTGCGGGCCCTGGACCACCTGCACTCCCAGGGCATGCTGTTCTGCGACCTCAAACCCGCCAACGTGGTCCAGGTCGAGCACCGGCTCAAGCTCATCGACCTCGGCGGCGTCCGGCTCATGGACGACAGCGCCAGCCCCAAGTACGGCACCCGCGGTTACTCCGCACCGGAGTTCGCCGAGATCGCCACGGCCGGCACCGACCTGTACACCGTCGGGCGCACCCTGGCCGTCCTGTGCTTTCCCTTCCGCCTCACCCGCCGCGAGAACGGCGTCCTGGTCGACAACCCCCTGCCCGGGACCGACGCACCCGAGTACGAGGCGCTCCACCGGCTCCTGCGCCGTGCCACCGCCACAGAGCCGGCCGAGCGCTTCGCCAACGCCACCGAGATGGCCGACCAGCTCACCGGGGTCCTCCGTGAGATCCGCGCGTTCCAGGACGGCATTCCCTACCCCGCGCCCTCCACGCTCTTCGGCCCCGAGCGCAACGTCGCCGGCTCCGAGCTCGCCGCCTCCGCCACCCGGCTCTTCGACCCCCTCGCCCCCGCGCTCGCCGCCGCGTGCCTGCCCCTGCCCGCCGCCGACCCGGCCGACCCGGCGGCCGCCGCCCTGACCGGCCTGGTGATGCCCACCTCCGAGCAGATGCTCGCCCTGCTGGACGCGCTCCCGCCCACCCCCGAAG
This region includes:
- a CDS encoding aminotransferase class III-fold pyridoxal phosphate-dependent enzyme, which translates into the protein MPAHLGYLRTDEMIVEGDGVRVRDDGGRWYLDFRSGFWNVTLGYGHEGLVRRIRDQVDRLPYAHMWGYGRPSRIAVDCAAALAAVLPQGIDHVRFQANGAQAVETAALLSRHLRLLQGTPERRAVVGLWGGFHGFGPGASAITGLAYLHHHAGPLMPDVIHTRAPHGGDGDTAADLPSALSVLEDYGPDRISAVVIEPVIGEGGHVLTREQAAELSAFCRGHGIHLIADEVTTGMGRTGAYTRCEQIGLEPDILLLGKGITSGYAGLSAVCLSDGVYQDLIAAPVERFFATGSTHDGHPLALSATMGVLDALADGKVFANVAARGEQLRSGLADLARSHPSISAVRGTGLMYAVEFASAAADDPWYVNKVRLALEERGVLVSVLNAVPALMLIPPLVVEESDVADMLGGLDTSLAALASGWSPADPTKGFV
- a CDS encoding HAD family hydrolase, whose product is MRLLLWDIDHTLVRTTDFDREVYLRVAAEAVGVEEPRLPPSGAGRTEPQTVDALLGLNGVGPRRRRRMLPHVLERLREGLTADPDRMRALGGVLPGARAAMRRAAALEDLFVGVATGNLRGVAEAKLSAFGLDRHVDWRRTGYGDDAPTKTGVVARARRAAGSLRGQPFPAERTLLVGDSPADAAVARAGQARVLGVASGRASPRELILAGADAVLPDLADTGAFADAVLRLLR
- a CDS encoding flavin reductase family protein; its protein translation is MSPSPTSPAAADAPALDPGRARDAFALVPSAVTVVTARGADGPAGCTASAVIPVSLRPPSLLVSLGEDSSTLSVLLAAGSFAVNVLTWEDRGLAHRFATGSAADRFAGLEVREVGGVPALPRCAALLVCEIREHRPCLDHVLVVGSVVRAEGGTAPATVLRERAHHPVPRRDDPV
- a CDS encoding serine/threonine-protein kinase, yielding MSRPSSAYGPASTGTGATGGRGRSSVGVLGEGLSELPPIPYQDPADVVMRDPEVPEERRFCGTCHAPVGRSKNGRPGRQSGFCPDDGNPYSFVPTLRPGDLVAGQYRIEGAIAYGGMGWIYLAADQNLDGQWVVLKGLLDSSDEYAQEAAEAERRFLISVDHPNIVKIINFVQHTDTATGAEHRYLVMEYIGGGSLQKMLREHLEATGEGLPPRQAIPYTLEILRALDHLHSQGMLFCDLKPANVVQVEHRLKLIDLGGVRLMDDSASPKYGTRGYSAPEFAEIATAGTDLYTVGRTLAVLCFPFRLTRRENGVLVDNPLPGTDAPEYEALHRLLRRATATEPAERFANATEMADQLTGVLREIRAFQDGIPYPAPSTLFGPERNVAGSELAASATRLFDPLAPALAAACLPLPAADPADPAAAALTGLVMPTSEQMLALLDALPPTPEGLLARCRILAQSAHPGTAAALAEAAARLPGDWRVDWYTAVGHLASGDAERAAACFDDLVSHLPGEAAPKLALALALECAGRTEEAARWYRIVWSTDHSWTGAAFGYARTRRDRVEVLDQVPVSSAFHTAAQLALVAHALRGEDEPGPGQRPPRPAAEAAPTGAAITAAAHRLAALPDQGGAVGRALAADLLEAALSRLARGGVLPEVDLLGASATPHALRTDLDRRYRELARTQPRGPGRRLLVDRANAVRPRSLT